From a region of the Coffea eugenioides isolate CCC68of unplaced genomic scaffold, Ceug_1.0 ScVebR1_1617;HRSCAF=2497, whole genome shotgun sequence genome:
- the LOC113755610 gene encoding uncharacterized protein LOC113755610 has translation MTFYRSLLQKKSLLRVSGEERSPEILISFHSSGSTSNQWRKLKNPWFPGRTLFRPSCFGTGKKKRFFAQLAHSAGPTCILYLAEEASDRLEFLPSWDSMDQDLLLLYGQYRSTLVDHMDVEKASNLDELETSLFHFYLPSSYLSFVCSREELDLFNLGIPPK, from the coding sequence ATGACATTCTACAGAAGTCTTCTACAGAAGAAAAGCTTGTTACGAGTAAGTGGAGAAGAAAGATCTCCAGAGATTCTTATCTCATTCCATTCCAGTGGCTCAACCAGTAACCAATGGCGAAAACTCAAAAATCCATGGTTTCCCGGTAGAACCCTATTTCGCCCAAGTTGTTTCGGAACCGGAAAAAAGAAGCGGTTTTTCGCACAGCTTGCTCATAGCGCAGGTCCCACTTGTATATTGTATTTGGCCGAAGAAGCATCAGACAGGTTGGAGTTCTTACCTTCTTGGGACTCCATGGACCAAGATCTGCTTTTATTATATGGTCAATACCGATCTACTTTAGTAGATCATATGGATGTAGAAAAGGCTTCTAATTTGGATGAATTGGAAACATCTCTTTTCCATTTCTATTTACCCAGTTCATATCTTTCTTTCGTGTGTTCCCGCGAGGAATTGGATCTCTTCAATCTCGGGATACCGCCTAAATAA
- the LOC113755612 gene encoding cystathionine gamma-synthase 1, chloroplastic-like encodes MYLKKRDGSEGEDPKRVPLCELVDGLHFAADSSSSRDLAAWLLSPVPALKPENGAVYVLCINLYSCFLLPGERLGRGIVTDAITTPIVNTSAYFFKKTQELIDFKEKRHASFEYGRYGNPTTVVAEEKISALEGAESTLITASGMCVSTCVLWALVPAGGHIVTTTDCYRKTRVFIERVLIPKTGITATVIDPADIGALEAALNEKQVSLFFTESPTNPFLRCVDIELVSKLCHEKGALVCVDGTFASPINQKALALGADLVLHSLTKYIAGHNDVLGGCISGPEKLVSVVRDMHHILGGTLNPNAAYLIIRGMKTLDLRVHQQNSTALRMAEILEAHPKVRRVYYPGLASHPEHHLAKRQMTGFGGVVSFEVDGELYTTAKFVDALRIPYIAPSFGGCESIVDQPAIMSYWDLPQSERAKYGIVDNLVRFSFGVEGFEDLKADILQALETI; translated from the exons ATGTACCTAAAAAAGAGGGACGGGTCCGAAGGAGAAGATCCTAAACGAGTTCCTCTTTGTGAACTAGTTGATGGATTGCATTTTGCAGCTGATAGCTCGTCTTCCCGGGACTTAGCTGCTTGGCTGCTTTCTCCGGTGCCAGCTCTGAAACCGGAG AATGGAGCTGTTTACGTTTTATGCATTAACTTGTACTCTTGCTTTCTTTTGCCAGGTGAAAGATTGGGTCGCGGCATTGTTACTGATGCGATAACTACCCCTATTGTTAACACATCTGCTtatttcttcaagaaaactCAAGAACTCATTGATTTTAAG GAGAAACGCCATGCAAGTTTTGAATATGGACGCTATGGAAATCCCACAACTGTTGTAGCAGAGGAGAAAATAAG TGCACTGGAGGGAGCTGAGTCAACCTTGATAACTGCCTCTGGTATGTGCGTGAGTACTTGCGTGCTCTGGGCTTTGGTGCCTGCTGGGGGGCATATTGTTACAACCACAGACTGCTATAGGAAAACTCGGGTATTCATCGAGAGGGTGCTAATACCCAAAACAGGAATCACG GCTACAGTCATTGACCCTGCTGATATTGGAGCTTTGGAGGCTGCATTGAACGAGAAGCAA GTGTCCCTTTTCTTTACGGAGTCTCCAACTAATCCATTTTTGAGATGTGTAGACATTGAGCTGGTTTCAAAGCTTTGCCATGAAAAAGGAGCCTTGGTTTGTGTTGATGGAACCTTTGCATCTCCAATCAACCAGAAGGCCCTTGCTCTTGGTGCTGATCTTGTTCTACATTCGTTAACAAAATATATTGCAGGCCACAATGAT GTCCTTGGAGGTTGTATCAGTGGTCCAGAGAAATTGGTCTCTGTAGTACGTGATATGCATCATATTCTGGGTGGTACCCTCAATCCT AATGCCGCTTATCTGATCATTCGAGGCATGAAGACGCTGGATCTTCGCGTACATCAACAAAATTCAACAGCATTGAGGATGGCCGAGATTTTAGAGGCGCATCCTAAG GTGAGACGTGTCTATTATCCAGGCTTGGCAAGCCATCCAGAGCATCACCTCGCAAAGCGGCAGATGACTGGTTTTGGTGGCGTGGTTAGTTTTGAG GTTGATGGAGAGCTATACACGACTGCAAAGTTCGTTGATGCGCTGAGAATCCCTTACATTGCCCCCTCTTTTGGAGGCTGTGAGAGCATCGTGGACCAACCAGCAATAATGTCTTATTG GGATCTTCCCCAGTCAGAGAGGGCTAAGTATGGAATTGTGGACAACTTGGTTCGGTTCAGCTTTGGGGTTGAAGGCTTTGAAGACCTGAAGGCTGATATCCTTCAGGCTCTGGAGACTATATAG